One part of the Marichromatium purpuratum 984 genome encodes these proteins:
- a CDS encoding transposase — translation MTRPRASLVSLSDTPWYHVVTRCVRRAYLCGFDRLTGRSFEHRRGWVELRLRQLAGVFAIDVAAYAVMSNHVHLVVRVDADRAAGWSDAEVLRRWRCLFRGPVVVERFLSPATRAEMTETELDGVAGLVETYRARLADLSWFMRVLNESIARAANREDGVRGRFWEGRFRSQAILDETALLAVMAYVDLNPIRAGIAETPEGSAHTGIAARIADLRANEGDTAGRSFAVIERSTPEVGEAPPTACTAAAPETNHADSSPDARSTHLWETVLDRLPPAPLLPFGNPAEVPAAIPFTFGDYLTLVDSLGRALHPRKRGAIPAELPEILTRLGIAPERFVEHAGFLLKGFGAAIGAPERLTALAAQRECRYLRGLRRARLLFSAA, via the coding sequence ATGACTCGTCCCCGCGCCTCGCTCGTCTCCTTGTCCGATACGCCCTGGTATCACGTCGTCACGCGTTGCGTACGCCGGGCGTATCTCTGTGGCTTCGATCGACTGACCGGACGGAGTTTCGAGCATCGACGCGGCTGGGTGGAGCTGCGGCTACGGCAGCTCGCCGGGGTGTTCGCGATCGATGTGGCGGCCTATGCGGTGATGAGCAATCACGTGCATCTGGTGGTGCGGGTGGATGCCGATCGGGCGGCGGGGTGGTCGGATGCCGAGGTGTTGCGGCGCTGGCGGTGTCTGTTCCGGGGACCGGTGGTGGTGGAGCGGTTTCTGTCGCCTGCAACGCGGGCAGAGATGACTGAGACGGAGCTGGATGGGGTCGCGGGCTTGGTCGAGACTTACCGGGCGCGGCTGGCGGATCTGTCGTGGTTCATGCGGGTGTTGAACGAGTCGATCGCGCGGGCGGCGAATCGGGAGGATGGGGTGCGGGGGCGGTTCTGGGAGGGACGCTTTCGCTCGCAGGCGATCCTCGATGAGACGGCGCTGTTGGCGGTGATGGCCTATGTCGATCTCAACCCGATTCGGGCGGGGATCGCGGAGACGCCGGAGGGGAGTGCGCATACCGGGATCGCGGCGCGGATCGCCGACTTGCGCGCGAACGAAGGTGACACGGCAGGACGATCGTTCGCAGTCATAGAGCGATCGACACCTGAGGTTGGCGAGGCCCCGCCAACGGCGTGCACCGCCGCAGCGCCCGAGACCAACCACGCCGACAGCTCACCAGATGCCCGCAGCACTCACCTCTGGGAGACTGTCCTCGATCGCCTGCCCCCTGCCCCACTACTGCCCTTCGGCAACCCCGCCGAGGTCCCTGCAGCAATCCCCTTCACCTTCGGCGACTATCTGACCCTCGTCGACTCGCTCGGCCGCGCCCTGCATCCGCGCAAGCGCGGGGCGATCCCGGCGGAGCTGCCCGAGATTCTCACCCGGCTCGGCATCGCGCCGGAGCGCTTCGTCGAGCACGCCGGTTTCCTGCTCAAGGGGTTCGGTGCCGCGATCGGTGCGCCAGAGCGACTGACCGCACTCGCCGCACAGCGCGAGTGTCGTTATCTGCGGGGATTGCGGCGCGCCCGGCTGTTGTTCTCGGCCGCTTGA
- a CDS encoding transporter substrate-binding domain-containing protein, with protein sequence MKSVGRQSPLILIALSVLLSLMTPAEGRADEPSGERELVIATRDAPPFAIKREKSWDGITIELIRRIADEEGFRVQFKEMGLDEMLDAVAAGEVDAAAAALTITAEREQRVDFTHPFFTSGLGVAVPQRPELTWFSALRRVASGAFLQSLAALLGVLTLLGALVWLAERRRNEQFSGKPAKGIGSGIWWSAVTMTTVGYGDKAPVTFAGRLIGLVWMFTSVVVVSSFTAAIASSLTVGELGQNVSGLSDLYGKRVVTAEDSTSARFLDQKLVRYRSVADVSEALDALAAGQADAVVYDLPILRHLVSSEHAGELRVLPGILLRQDYGIALPPETELRETVNRWILRMIQSPEWTPMIEGYLGHAG encoded by the coding sequence ATGAAGAGCGTAGGGCGTCAATCACCGCTGATCTTGATTGCCTTGAGCGTGTTGTTGTCGCTCATGACGCCAGCAGAGGGCAGGGCCGACGAGCCGTCGGGCGAGCGCGAACTCGTCATCGCCACGCGCGATGCGCCGCCCTTCGCCATCAAGCGGGAGAAGAGCTGGGATGGCATCACCATCGAGCTGATCCGGCGTATCGCCGACGAGGAAGGGTTCCGGGTCCAGTTCAAGGAAATGGGACTCGACGAGATGTTGGATGCGGTTGCCGCTGGAGAGGTCGATGCGGCCGCCGCCGCCCTGACCATCACCGCCGAGCGCGAGCAGCGGGTCGACTTCACGCATCCCTTCTTCACCTCCGGGCTCGGGGTGGCGGTCCCGCAGCGCCCCGAGCTGACCTGGTTCTCCGCGCTCAGGCGCGTCGCTTCGGGTGCCTTTTTGCAGTCCTTGGCGGCCTTGCTGGGTGTCCTCACCTTGCTCGGCGCCCTGGTCTGGCTCGCCGAGCGTCGCCGCAACGAACAGTTCTCCGGCAAACCGGCCAAGGGGATCGGCTCGGGCATCTGGTGGTCCGCCGTCACCATGACCACCGTCGGCTATGGCGACAAGGCCCCCGTGACCTTCGCCGGGCGGCTGATCGGACTGGTCTGGATGTTCACCAGTGTGGTGGTCGTCTCCAGCTTCACAGCAGCCATTGCAAGCTCGCTGACCGTGGGCGAGCTGGGGCAGAACGTGAGCGGGCTCAGCGACCTCTACGGCAAGCGGGTGGTGACGGCCGAGGACAGCACCAGCGCCCGTTTCCTCGACCAGAAGCTGGTGCGCTACAGATCGGTTGCGGATGTCTCCGAGGCACTGGACGCGCTCGCCGCCGGGCAGGCGGATGCCGTCGTCTATGACCTGCCCATCCTGAGACACCTGGTCAGCTCGGAGCATGCCGGTGAACTCCGTGTGCTGCCGGGCATTCTGCTGCGGCAGGATTACGGCATCGCGCTTCCGCCGGAGACCGAGCTACGCGAGACCGTCAACCGGTGGATTCTGCGCATGATCCAGAGCCCGGAATGGACACCCATGATCGAGGGCTACCTCGGTCACGCGGGCTGA
- a CDS encoding IS701 family transposase, translating into MKYSEVSGWETELDRIHQRLAACFRRPEPRARARGYLQGLLTTVPRKNGWQLAETLGERRPDGVQRLLNTARWDAEAAREVLRAYVVEALGDAEAVLIVDETGFLKKGTHSVGVQRQYSGTAGRVENSQIGVFLCYASRHGAAFIDRALYLPKCWANDPARCAEAGVPEQARRFQTKPALARTMLERALDAGVPCGWVTGDAVYGKDRKLRLWLEARQQPFVLAVAGNEPVWFDGPQTHRVAALAKALPETAWQRHAVGAGSKGARTFEWAWVPLWRLQLSAEERAWGHWLVVRRNCNRPEERAYYIAFAPRAEATLERLAKVAGQRWAIEVGFELAKQQCGLDEYEVRRWPAWHRHITLALLAHACLVVLQRRAKKGALSPGGSH; encoded by the coding sequence ATGAAGTACAGCGAGGTCTCTGGCTGGGAGACGGAACTGGACAGGATCCATCAGCGCCTGGCGGCGTGTTTTCGTCGTCCTGAGCCGCGCGCCCGAGCGCGGGGTTATCTGCAAGGGCTGCTGACGACAGTGCCACGCAAGAACGGTTGGCAGCTGGCCGAAACCTTGGGCGAACGGCGCCCGGACGGGGTGCAGCGCCTGCTCAACACGGCACGCTGGGACGCCGAGGCGGCGCGCGAGGTGCTGCGTGCCTATGTCGTCGAGGCGCTGGGCGACGCCGAGGCGGTGCTGATCGTCGATGAGACCGGTTTCTTGAAGAAGGGCACGCACTCGGTGGGGGTGCAGCGCCAGTACAGCGGCACGGCGGGCCGGGTCGAGAACAGTCAGATCGGGGTGTTTCTGTGTTACGCCAGCCGGCACGGCGCGGCCTTCATCGATCGGGCGCTGTACCTGCCCAAATGTTGGGCGAATGACCCCGCACGCTGCGCCGAGGCCGGCGTCCCGGAGCAGGCACGCCGCTTCCAGACCAAACCAGCCCTGGCGCGTACGATGCTCGAGCGCGCACTCGATGCCGGGGTACCTTGTGGCTGGGTGACGGGCGATGCCGTCTACGGTAAGGATCGCAAGCTGCGCCTGTGGCTCGAGGCGCGCCAACAGCCCTTCGTGCTCGCCGTGGCGGGCAATGAACCGGTGTGGTTCGATGGCCCGCAGACCCATCGTGTCGCGGCACTGGCCAAGGCGCTGCCAGAGACGGCCTGGCAGCGCCACGCCGTCGGCGCCGGGAGCAAGGGCGCGCGCACCTTCGAGTGGGCCTGGGTGCCGCTGTGGCGCCTGCAGCTCAGCGCCGAGGAGCGCGCCTGGGGGCATTGGCTGGTGGTGCGGCGCAACTGCAACCGCCCCGAGGAGCGGGCCTACTACATCGCCTTCGCGCCCCGCGCCGAGGCCACACTCGAGCGCCTGGCCAAGGTCGCCGGGCAGCGCTGGGCGATCGAGGTCGGCTTCGAGCTGGCCAAGCAGCAGTGTGGGCTCGACGAGTATGAGGTGCGCCGCTGGCCGGCTTGGCATCGCCATATCACCCTTGCGCTGCTGGCCCATGCCTGCCTCGTCGTGCTGCAACGACGGGCGAAAAAGGGGGCGCTGTCGCCGGGCGGATCGCACTGA
- the dksA gene encoding RNA polymerase-binding protein DksA, which translates to MDDGYMGPRQLAYFRRKLLDWQSALLAETEATLAELGHDSHHEVGDELDRASREAAQALELRTRDRYRKLLGKIAAAIARIDDGSYGWCEETGEPIGLARLDARPVATLCVEAQERRELRERQTRPDL; encoded by the coding sequence ATGGACGACGGCTATATGGGACCGCGTCAATTGGCCTATTTCAGGCGAAAGCTTCTGGACTGGCAATCAGCGTTACTCGCCGAGACCGAGGCGACTCTCGCAGAGTTGGGGCACGACAGTCATCATGAGGTCGGCGATGAATTGGACCGCGCCAGCCGCGAGGCTGCCCAGGCCTTGGAGCTGCGCACCCGTGATCGCTATCGCAAGCTCTTGGGCAAGATCGCTGCGGCAATTGCCCGCATCGATGACGGCAGCTATGGGTGGTGCGAAGAAACCGGCGAGCCCATTGGCTTGGCGCGGCTCGATGCCCGTCCGGTCGCAACGCTTTGTGTGGAAGCGCAGGAGCGGCGCGAGCTGAGAGAGCGACAGACCCGGCCGGATCTCTGA
- the zigA gene encoding zinc metallochaperone GTPase ZigA, giving the protein MHSQPTVEQTLPVTVLSGFLGAGKTTLLNHILNNREGQRVAVIVNDLSEVNVDADLVNREVQLNRAEEKLVEMSNGCICCTLREDLLVEVSRLAKEGRFDYLVIESTGISEPLPVAETFTFRDQEDTSLSDIARLDTMVTVVDAVNFDVDLEHAESLQARGESLGEDDRRTVSDLLIDQVEFADVILLNKIDLITAAERERLRHALRQLNRHARILDASFGKVPLDQVIGTGRFDFARAARSPGWLAEMRGEHTPETEEYGIGSFVYRARRPFHPTRFAAALQTDWPGNVLRSKGFFWLASRPDAAGEWSQAGGIVRHGPAGIWWAAAPREHWPTDPEQRARIMAEFDGEYGDRRQEIVFIGQNLEPEQTREILDRCLLSDEEMAGGAALWKSFEDPFPRWFAEHDED; this is encoded by the coding sequence ATGCACTCGCAACCCACCGTCGAACAGACACTGCCGGTCACGGTGTTGTCCGGTTTTCTCGGTGCCGGCAAGACCACACTGCTCAACCACATTCTCAACAACCGGGAGGGGCAACGCGTTGCGGTCATCGTTAACGATCTGTCCGAGGTCAACGTCGACGCCGACCTGGTCAACAGGGAGGTCCAGCTCAATCGCGCCGAGGAGAAACTGGTCGAAATGAGCAATGGCTGCATCTGCTGCACGCTGCGCGAGGATCTGCTGGTCGAGGTCAGCCGGTTGGCGAAGGAAGGGCGTTTCGATTATCTGGTGATCGAGTCCACCGGCATTTCCGAGCCGCTGCCGGTGGCCGAGACCTTCACCTTCCGGGACCAAGAGGACACCAGCCTGTCCGACATCGCCCGCCTGGACACCATGGTCACGGTGGTCGACGCGGTGAACTTCGATGTCGATCTCGAGCATGCCGAAAGCCTCCAAGCTCGCGGTGAGTCGCTCGGCGAGGACGACAGGCGTACCGTCTCGGATCTGTTGATCGACCAGGTCGAGTTCGCCGATGTCATCCTCCTCAACAAGATTGACCTCATCACGGCTGCCGAGCGTGAACGACTCCGACATGCCTTGCGCCAGCTCAATCGGCATGCGCGTATCCTCGACGCCAGCTTTGGCAAGGTTCCGCTTGACCAGGTGATCGGCACCGGGCGGTTCGACTTCGCTCGTGCCGCGCGATCGCCGGGCTGGCTCGCCGAGATGCGTGGTGAACATACACCGGAAACTGAGGAGTACGGCATCGGCAGCTTCGTTTATCGCGCGCGCCGTCCGTTTCATCCCACTCGGTTCGCGGCTGCGCTGCAGACCGATTGGCCTGGTAACGTGCTGCGCTCGAAGGGCTTCTTCTGGCTGGCCTCGCGCCCCGACGCGGCTGGCGAGTGGTCGCAGGCCGGAGGCATCGTGCGCCATGGGCCGGCCGGGATCTGGTGGGCCGCCGCACCCCGTGAGCATTGGCCGACGGACCCCGAGCAGCGCGCAAGGATTATGGCCGAGTTCGACGGTGAGTACGGCGATCGCCGCCAAGAAATCGTGTTCATCGGCCAGAATCTCGAGCCTGAACAAACCCGTGAAATCCTCGATCGTTGTCTCCTCAGCGACGAGGAAATGGCTGGAGGGGCGGCTCTCTGGAAGTCATTCGAAGACCCATTTCCCCGCTGGTTTGCCGAGCATGACGAGGACTGA
- a CDS encoding DUF1826 domain-containing protein, giving the protein MATPETPRHLISEQPCDLRYVTAPELNLSLWRRRPIETVEREVACLRATDLPDIRCRTSPPTFDEDIGALLSAQGLNPSAFSAWLADLRRLADLFFAVCAGREVSVRLETTDADGCPRFHVDRTYLRLLCTYRGPGTEWLTDEQVDRDAQASGAPNARIVRIGEPCRFLPFWVGILKGDAYPGNAGRGLVHRSPPTAGSGQTRVLFCLDC; this is encoded by the coding sequence TTGGCTACCCCCGAGACTCCTCGGCACCTCATCAGTGAGCAACCTTGCGATCTACGCTATGTCACCGCGCCTGAACTCAATCTGAGTCTGTGGCGGCGCCGCCCGATCGAGACCGTCGAGCGTGAGGTCGCGTGTCTGCGGGCGACTGATCTGCCGGATATCCGTTGCCGGACGTCGCCGCCGACCTTCGACGAGGATATCGGTGCGCTTCTGAGTGCACAGGGGCTGAATCCGAGCGCCTTCAGTGCCTGGCTCGCCGACCTGCGACGGCTGGCGGATCTGTTCTTCGCCGTTTGCGCGGGGCGCGAGGTGAGCGTGCGACTGGAGACGACCGACGCTGATGGTTGTCCGCGTTTCCATGTCGATCGCACTTATCTACGTCTGTTGTGCACGTATCGCGGACCGGGCACCGAGTGGTTGACCGACGAGCAGGTCGATCGCGACGCCCAGGCCAGCGGTGCGCCAAATGCGCGCATTGTCCGAATCGGCGAGCCGTGTCGGTTCCTGCCCTTCTGGGTGGGCATCCTGAAGGGCGATGCCTATCCCGGCAACGCTGGTCGGGGGCTGGTGCATCGCTCTCCGCCGACTGCCGGCTCGGGGCAGACCCGTGTTCTGTTCTGCCTGGATTGCTGA
- a CDS encoding DNA topoisomerase has translation MPWSGHRAFDRASKSKTWNDEKITAHHGIVPTMQKGNKDGLNERERNIYELIVRAYLAQFYPLHEFMQTTVGVEIAGETFAATGKVVTRNGWRDVYDQGDDDADKNQGEDGGSQNLPAMKQGDEVACIDATRRDAKTKPPARFTEGTLIRAMENIHKFVSDPEHKNMLRDGDGIGTSATRASIISELKRREFLAVKGKQIVSKTLGRSMIDALPEVVKSPVLTALYERMLKGIEQGTAELLAFVAKQEAFIRDQVAKANSGAVTIAGGKEAAPVSSLHKCMACGSGLSRRPSRKKGQFWWGCSNFPTCKQTYPDLKGRPDYSKGRNGPAAAAE, from the coding sequence ATGCCTTGGAGTGGGCATAGGGCTTTTGATAGAGCCTCTAAGTCCAAGACCTGGAACGACGAGAAGATCACTGCTCACCACGGCATCGTGCCGACGATGCAGAAGGGCAACAAGGATGGCCTCAACGAGCGCGAACGCAACATCTACGAGCTGATCGTTCGGGCCTACTTGGCGCAGTTCTACCCGCTGCATGAATTCATGCAGACGACCGTGGGCGTGGAGATCGCCGGCGAGACGTTCGCGGCTACCGGCAAGGTGGTCACGCGCAACGGCTGGCGTGACGTGTACGATCAGGGCGACGACGATGCCGACAAGAACCAGGGCGAGGACGGCGGTAGCCAGAACCTGCCTGCGATGAAACAGGGTGACGAAGTTGCCTGCATCGACGCCACCCGCCGCGATGCGAAAACAAAGCCGCCGGCCAGATTCACGGAAGGTACGTTGATTCGGGCGATGGAGAACATCCACAAGTTCGTCAGCGACCCGGAGCACAAGAATATGCTGCGCGACGGTGACGGCATCGGCACGTCCGCTACTCGCGCTTCCATCATTTCGGAGTTGAAACGCCGCGAGTTCCTGGCCGTCAAGGGCAAGCAGATCGTCAGCAAGACCCTGGGGCGCAGCATGATCGACGCGCTGCCCGAGGTTGTGAAAAGCCCCGTCCTCACCGCCCTGTACGAGCGCATGTTGAAGGGCATCGAGCAGGGCACCGCCGAGCTGTTGGCATTCGTTGCCAAGCAGGAGGCTTTCATCCGGGACCAGGTGGCGAAGGCCAACAGCGGTGCCGTGACCATCGCCGGCGGCAAGGAGGCCGCCCCGGTTTCGTCCCTGCATAAGTGCATGGCCTGCGGTAGCGGCCTTTCCCGCCGCCCGAGCCGGAAGAAGGGGCAATTCTGGTGGGGGTGCAGCAATTTCCCGACATGCAAGCAGACCTATCCCGACCTGAAAGGCCGGCCCGACTACAGCAAGGGACGCAACGGTCCCGCCGCTGCGGCCGAGTAA